A section of the Oreochromis niloticus isolate F11D_XX linkage group LG9, O_niloticus_UMD_NMBU, whole genome shotgun sequence genome encodes:
- the plcxd2 gene encoding PI-PLC X domain-containing protein 2 isoform X2 — protein MKTRPAGIGNVHADWMGSLPSKLSAMPLRHLAVPGSHDSFTFWVDVHAPVGPDQKVYVKYLATMFSVLAKKVMVKWSMTQNLTFKEQLDAGIRYFDLRVSSKPGESGNEIYFIHGLFGHKVRDGLLEISSFLGRHRKEVVFLDFNHYYAMEAEHHVYLISMLQEVFGSKLCNNCAVENVTLDYLWEKKYQVIVFYHHPSAQGVPVMWPGNKIPAPWANTTEPIKLIEFLETTLKERDKQGSFHVSQAILTPTVNTVAKGLLWGLRSYLVERNLPTIMSWVEAQRPGVDGVNIITSDFVDLTDFANVVIKLNNLLLSEQNRKPR, from the exons ATGAAGACCAGACCCGCGGGGATCGGCAATGTCCATGCCGACTGGATGGGTTCGCTCCCCTCCAAGCTCAGTGCCATGCCCCTCAGACATCTAGCGGTGCCAG GCTCTCACGATTCTTTCACTTTTTGGGTGGATGTGCATGCTCCCGTGGGGCCCGATCAAAAGGTTTATGTTAAGTATCTGGCTACCATGTTCAGTGTCTTAGCCAAGAAAGTCATGGTGAAGTGGTCCATGACACAG AACCTGACTTTTAAGGAGCAGCTGGATGCAGGAATTCGCTATTTTGACCTCAGGGTCTCTTCAAAACCAGGCGAGTCTGGAAATGAAATCTACTTCATTCATGGCCTCTTTGGACACAAG GTGAGAGATGGCCTGTTAGAAATCAGCTCCTTCCTGGGCAGACACAGGAAAGAG GTGGTGTTCCTGGACTTTAACCATTACTATGCAATGGAGGCAGAGCACCACGTTTACCTCATCAGCATGCTCCAAGAAGTATTTGGCAGCAAACTGTGCAATAACTGTGCGGTGGAGAACGTTACTCTCGACTATCTCTGGGAGAAGAAATACCAG GTGATTGTGTTCTACCATCATCCTTCAGCCCAAGGCGTTCCTGTCATGTGGCCTGGCAACAAGATCCCTGCTCCCTGGGCAAACACCACCGAGCCCATCAAGCTCATAGAG TTCCTGGAAACTACGCTGAAGGAAAGAGACAAGCAGGGTTCCTTCCATGTATCCCAGGCCATCCTCACTCCCACTGTCAACACTGTGGCTAAGGGGTTGCTCTGGGGCCTACGCAGCTACCTGGTGGAGAG AAACCTGCCAACCATCATGTCCTGGGTTGAGGCTCAGAGGCCAGGGGTGGACGGAGTCAACATCATCACCTCAGACTTTGTGGACCTCACTGATTTTGCCAACGTTGTAATCAAGCTAAATAACCTGCTGTTGTCTGAACAGAACCGCAAACCAAGATGA
- the plcxd2 gene encoding PI-PLC X domain-containing protein 2 isoform X1, with translation MKTRPAGIGNVHADWMGSLPSKLSAMPLRHLAVPGSHDSFTFWVDVHAPVGPDQKVYVKYLATMFSVLAKKVMVKWSMTQNLTFKEQLDAGIRYFDLRVSSKPGESGNEIYFIHGLFGHKVRDGLLEISSFLGRHRKEVVFLDFNHYYAMEAEHHVYLISMLQEVFGSKLCNNCAVENVTLDYLWEKKYQVIVFYHHPSAQGVPVMWPGNKIPAPWANTTEPIKLIEFLETTLKERDKQGSFHVSQAILTPTVNTVAKGLLWGLRSYLVERSVTVIGWCRGNHGSYLNLPTIMSWVEAQRPGVDGVNIITSDFVDLTDFANVVIKLNNLLLSEQNRKPR, from the exons ATGAAGACCAGACCCGCGGGGATCGGCAATGTCCATGCCGACTGGATGGGTTCGCTCCCCTCCAAGCTCAGTGCCATGCCCCTCAGACATCTAGCGGTGCCAG GCTCTCACGATTCTTTCACTTTTTGGGTGGATGTGCATGCTCCCGTGGGGCCCGATCAAAAGGTTTATGTTAAGTATCTGGCTACCATGTTCAGTGTCTTAGCCAAGAAAGTCATGGTGAAGTGGTCCATGACACAG AACCTGACTTTTAAGGAGCAGCTGGATGCAGGAATTCGCTATTTTGACCTCAGGGTCTCTTCAAAACCAGGCGAGTCTGGAAATGAAATCTACTTCATTCATGGCCTCTTTGGACACAAG GTGAGAGATGGCCTGTTAGAAATCAGCTCCTTCCTGGGCAGACACAGGAAAGAG GTGGTGTTCCTGGACTTTAACCATTACTATGCAATGGAGGCAGAGCACCACGTTTACCTCATCAGCATGCTCCAAGAAGTATTTGGCAGCAAACTGTGCAATAACTGTGCGGTGGAGAACGTTACTCTCGACTATCTCTGGGAGAAGAAATACCAG GTGATTGTGTTCTACCATCATCCTTCAGCCCAAGGCGTTCCTGTCATGTGGCCTGGCAACAAGATCCCTGCTCCCTGGGCAAACACCACCGAGCCCATCAAGCTCATAGAG TTCCTGGAAACTACGCTGAAGGAAAGAGACAAGCAGGGTTCCTTCCATGTATCCCAGGCCATCCTCACTCCCACTGTCAACACTGTGGCTAAGGGGTTGCTCTGGGGCCTACGCAGCTACCTGGTGGAGAGGTCCGTGACTGTGATTGGATGGTGTAGAGGGAATCATGGATCATATTT AAACCTGCCAACCATCATGTCCTGGGTTGAGGCTCAGAGGCCAGGGGTGGACGGAGTCAACATCATCACCTCAGACTTTGTGGACCTCACTGATTTTGCCAACGTTGTAATCAAGCTAAATAACCTGCTGTTGTCTGAACAGAACCGCAAACCAAGATGA
- the plcxd2 gene encoding PI-PLC X domain-containing protein 2 isoform X4 yields MKTRPAGIGNVHADWMGSLPSKLSAMPLRHLAVPGSHDSFTFWVDVHAPVGPDQKVYVKYLATMFSVLAKKVMVKWSMTQNLTFKEQLDAGIRYFDLRVSSKPGESGNEIYFIHGLFGHKVRDGLLEISSFLGRHRKEVVFLDFNHYYAMEAEHHVYLISMLQEVFGSKLCNNCAVENVTLDYLWEKKYQVIVFYHHPSAQGVPVMWPGNKIPAPWANTTEPIKLIEFLETTLKERDKQGSFHVSQAILTPTVNTVAKGLLWGLRSYLVERSTFSHIVTYLNSQSTALNEIWQRNRQKPANHHVLG; encoded by the exons ATGAAGACCAGACCCGCGGGGATCGGCAATGTCCATGCCGACTGGATGGGTTCGCTCCCCTCCAAGCTCAGTGCCATGCCCCTCAGACATCTAGCGGTGCCAG GCTCTCACGATTCTTTCACTTTTTGGGTGGATGTGCATGCTCCCGTGGGGCCCGATCAAAAGGTTTATGTTAAGTATCTGGCTACCATGTTCAGTGTCTTAGCCAAGAAAGTCATGGTGAAGTGGTCCATGACACAG AACCTGACTTTTAAGGAGCAGCTGGATGCAGGAATTCGCTATTTTGACCTCAGGGTCTCTTCAAAACCAGGCGAGTCTGGAAATGAAATCTACTTCATTCATGGCCTCTTTGGACACAAG GTGAGAGATGGCCTGTTAGAAATCAGCTCCTTCCTGGGCAGACACAGGAAAGAG GTGGTGTTCCTGGACTTTAACCATTACTATGCAATGGAGGCAGAGCACCACGTTTACCTCATCAGCATGCTCCAAGAAGTATTTGGCAGCAAACTGTGCAATAACTGTGCGGTGGAGAACGTTACTCTCGACTATCTCTGGGAGAAGAAATACCAG GTGATTGTGTTCTACCATCATCCTTCAGCCCAAGGCGTTCCTGTCATGTGGCCTGGCAACAAGATCCCTGCTCCCTGGGCAAACACCACCGAGCCCATCAAGCTCATAGAG TTCCTGGAAACTACGCTGAAGGAAAGAGACAAGCAGGGTTCCTTCCATGTATCCCAGGCCATCCTCACTCCCACTGTCAACACTGTGGCTAAGGGGTTGCTCTGGGGCCTACGCAGCTACCTGGTGGAGAG GTCCACTTTCTCCCACATTGTGACATATCTCAACAGTCAGTCAACAGCTCTTAATGAAATCTGGCAGAGAAACCGTCAA AAACCTGCCAACCATCATGTCCTGGGTTGA
- the plcxd2 gene encoding PI-PLC X domain-containing protein 2 isoform X3, which produces MKTRPAGIGNVHADWMGSLPSKLSAMPLRHLAVPGSHDSFTFWVDVHAPVGPDQKVYVKYLATMFSVLAKKVMVKWSMTQNLTFKEQLDAGIRYFDLRVSSKPGESGNEIYFIHGLFGHKVRDGLLEISSFLGRHRKEVVFLDFNHYYAMEAEHHVYLISMLQEVFGSKLCNNCAVENVTLDYLWEKKYQVIVFYHHPSAQGVPVMWPGNKIPAPWANTTEPIKLIEFLETTLKERDKQGSFHVSQAILTPTVNTVAKGLLWGLRSYLVERSVTVIGWCRGNHGSYLSTFSHIVTYLNSQSTALNEIWQRNRQKPANHHVLG; this is translated from the exons ATGAAGACCAGACCCGCGGGGATCGGCAATGTCCATGCCGACTGGATGGGTTCGCTCCCCTCCAAGCTCAGTGCCATGCCCCTCAGACATCTAGCGGTGCCAG GCTCTCACGATTCTTTCACTTTTTGGGTGGATGTGCATGCTCCCGTGGGGCCCGATCAAAAGGTTTATGTTAAGTATCTGGCTACCATGTTCAGTGTCTTAGCCAAGAAAGTCATGGTGAAGTGGTCCATGACACAG AACCTGACTTTTAAGGAGCAGCTGGATGCAGGAATTCGCTATTTTGACCTCAGGGTCTCTTCAAAACCAGGCGAGTCTGGAAATGAAATCTACTTCATTCATGGCCTCTTTGGACACAAG GTGAGAGATGGCCTGTTAGAAATCAGCTCCTTCCTGGGCAGACACAGGAAAGAG GTGGTGTTCCTGGACTTTAACCATTACTATGCAATGGAGGCAGAGCACCACGTTTACCTCATCAGCATGCTCCAAGAAGTATTTGGCAGCAAACTGTGCAATAACTGTGCGGTGGAGAACGTTACTCTCGACTATCTCTGGGAGAAGAAATACCAG GTGATTGTGTTCTACCATCATCCTTCAGCCCAAGGCGTTCCTGTCATGTGGCCTGGCAACAAGATCCCTGCTCCCTGGGCAAACACCACCGAGCCCATCAAGCTCATAGAG TTCCTGGAAACTACGCTGAAGGAAAGAGACAAGCAGGGTTCCTTCCATGTATCCCAGGCCATCCTCACTCCCACTGTCAACACTGTGGCTAAGGGGTTGCTCTGGGGCCTACGCAGCTACCTGGTGGAGAGGTCCGTGACTGTGATTGGATGGTGTAGAGGGAATCATGGATCATATTT GTCCACTTTCTCCCACATTGTGACATATCTCAACAGTCAGTCAACAGCTCTTAATGAAATCTGGCAGAGAAACCGTCAA AAACCTGCCAACCATCATGTCCTGGGTTGA